ATATTTGGCAAGCAACCGGAAGCCAAAGTATCGATCACCTATACCGATCAGCATTTTATCTATCCGGATGGTACTATAACGGTGATGCATAAACCTGGTTATCAGTTAATCAATGCTTATATCCCGTTGCCGGCTAACGTACAGACTTCCCCCAGGATGGCGCCGCCTTTTTTTGGACTGGGATTACTGGATCTTATTCCTGAATCCACCATCACTGGTTTTGCTGCCCGACAGGCCAGCGAAAACCAGGGCATCAGCGGCAGGCCCAACTATGTATACGATCCTGTTACCGGCCGGATGATGCTGGGACGTTACGGTATGAAAGCCAATACCGCTACATTGCTTACCCAGGTAGCAGCCGCATATCAGCAGGATATGGGCATTACCAACCGGGTGTTTCCGGTGGAAAGTGCCTTCGGACAACCCCAGAATGAAGGCCGGCCTACCGACCCGTTGCTGCAGGATACCATACTGGATGCAACGGTGTTCTATATCAAAACGCTCGCTGTACCTGCACGCCGGAATGTAATCGATCCGGCGGTACAACAGGGAGAAGTATTGTTCGCTCAGATAGGTTGCGCCAGCTGTCATATCCCCACCGTACAAACGGGAACGGATGTACGATTTAAGGCGCTCAGTAATCAGCGTATACATCCTTACACGGATTTGTTGCTGCACGATATGGGCGTTGGGCTGGCTGATGGTCGCCCCGACTTCCTCGCCAACGGAAGCGAATGGAAAACACCGGCACTTTGGGGCATTGGCCTGTTTGAAAAAACAAATGGGATCCCCTACTACCTTCACGATGGCAGGGCCAGAAGTTTGCCGGAGGCCATCCTTTGGCACGATGGGGAAGCTGCCTCCAGCCGGGAACAATATGTGAAACTGTCGGCTTTTCAAAGGGAACATCTGATACAATTTCTTAAATCGTTATAAGGCTGCTTATAATCAGCGGCTTGTGCATAAAAAAAATACGAATTACCAGATAGGAATTCCTAATTGGTAATTCGTATTTTTTTTCCGGGATAAATCCGCGTTTCAGCTCTTCTCGTACATTACTTTAATAAAGATATTGAATGTAAAAAGAGTTGTGTCTTTTAATGGTTAACTTGGGAATAGCCTGGTATGTCCTTACCGGGCTTTTTTTATAAAGGTTTTCGCATCACATAATCTTCCATGAGGTAGCCGTTACCGATGTCTGTATTTTTTTCTTTATAAACGCTGAATCCCTGCTTTTCGTAGAACAGTCGGGCTTTATTGAAGCGGTTGACATCCAGCTCCAGGATATCGGCGCCCCGGTTTTTGACCTGTTCTGCCACCTGCAAGAGCAGGAATTTCCCTACGCCTTTGCCCTGATAGGAAAGATCGAGATAGATCTTATGCAGCTTGAAAATATTGCTGGCATCGGTAGTGCTGTAAGAAGCAAAGCCGATGGGCTTTTCGTTGTCCAGCAGGATGAGGAACTGGTGTTTCAGCTCGCTGATCTGGCGTTGTAGCGCCTCGGTACTGTACATCATATCGATCATATACTCGATTTGTTCCGGAGTCAGAATCGACTGGTACGTAGGGCGCCATATTTTTTCGGTAAGGTCCTGTATGACGGGAATATCGCTTACGGTAGCTGCTTTGATCTGGTATGTCATGATGATAAGCTATTGTTTTCGCGAAGAATATTTTCTATAGTTTGTTCGAGGCGGTCGATCGGTGTATAGCCCCTGGCGCAGAGGTAAAGCTGTTTGCCGGTATCGAGGATAGCTGCCGGGAACCCGGTAATACCCCAGTTCTGGATCAACTGGAACTCC
The genomic region above belongs to Chitinophaga sp. 180180018-3 and contains:
- a CDS encoding di-heme oxidoredictase family protein encodes the protein MAALLLASPVLLMMCKKPDAFREADYDPRLTGGESTVFDVTSKAFGHSIPGLNSLDQHVHDLGDEQSDQTFVTAPAPVNAGLGPIYNNVSCKSCHHNDGKGNPTTGLNTSSMLVRLSLPGADEHGGPLPVPGFGLQLQDLAIFGKQPEAKVSITYTDQHFIYPDGTITVMHKPGYQLINAYIPLPANVQTSPRMAPPFFGLGLLDLIPESTITGFAARQASENQGISGRPNYVYDPVTGRMMLGRYGMKANTATLLTQVAAAYQQDMGITNRVFPVESAFGQPQNEGRPTDPLLQDTILDATVFYIKTLAVPARRNVIDPAVQQGEVLFAQIGCASCHIPTVQTGTDVRFKALSNQRIHPYTDLLLHDMGVGLADGRPDFLANGSEWKTPALWGIGLFEKTNGIPYYLHDGRARSLPEAILWHDGEAASSREQYVKLSAFQREHLIQFLKSL
- a CDS encoding GNAT family N-acetyltransferase, whose protein sequence is MTYQIKAATVSDIPVIQDLTEKIWRPTYQSILTPEQIEYMIDMMYSTEALQRQISELKHQFLILLDNEKPIGFASYSTTDASNIFKLHKIYLDLSYQGKGVGKFLLLQVAEQVKNRGADILELDVNRFNKARLFYEKQGFSVYKEKNTDIGNGYLMEDYVMRKPL